The DNA region CAACTAATCTTTTAGGTTTTGCCTTCTGTCATCATTTGTACCGTCGCTTTTTCtctgcttattattattatttttattattattattatgatccaCCTGGTATataatacatgtgtatatatatacatgtgtgtgtgtatatatatatatatatatatacatgtgtgtgtgtatgtatgtatatgtgtgtatgtatgtatatatgtgtatgtatgtatatatatatgtatgtatgtatgtatatatatatatgtgtatgtatgtatgtatgtatatatatgtatatgtatatatatatatatatgtatgtgtgtgtgtgtatatgtgtatgtatgtatgtatgtatgtatgtatgtctatatatatgtatatatatgtgtatgtatatatatatgtatatatgtatgtatatatatgtgtatgtactcTAGATATGTGtcatatgtatgtgtttattatatctattgtatattctgtatatttatttattctaatgtattttattttatatatgtatattgtatatatatgtctattatatatatgtataatatttatatagtctttcttttatattatttctatCTATTAATCAtctttctatttatatatatgtctttatatatctctatctatatgtatttctgtctacatagatacatatacatatataatctatCTACTCTATACTCTCCccatatatatctctctctattctctacATAccatctatatataatatacaccacctatattatatacatatctacCTCATATCTCCACAATATACAtctactactatatatatatcttctctctcctatatctctctaatatctattctctttttctatatatttatctctatttatatatatatattttatcttctctttctctatatatacctatttatctttatatataatttttcttATCTATCCTTTTTAATTTCTGACtatatctctttttctttctatctcttatattatatatcttatgtatatatttatatgtaatctatccctctctttctctctctatctttcttctttcatactactatatatatatcttatttatatatatatctatatttttctatatatcTGATCTTTATCtctatcatctttttttttcttcctctctattttttttatatctatattttttttatctagtTCTATCTTTTTCctatatatttttctatctctatatatcatcttttttatatctcttatctatatatatatctatctctttttctatctatttttatctctctctctctcctcttttataTCTCCACTctttatctctctatatatatctctatctctatctcctatattttctctcatctatctctctatttttttctctctctctctctttttctctctctatcgttctcctgtttttctctctctatctctctctctcgctctttctatttctctctactttttctctctctctctgtcttatttatctctctatctctctctctcgctctctctctctctctctctatctcgctctctctttattttctctccatattttatatactatatatctctatctctctctctctctctctcatatctcctatctatatctctctatctctctctctctctatatctatacatctatatctttatttttatatatctctctttttttctctatatctcatttatttgttctcttccatctctttatttttctctatctatatttatttttcctctctctctgtctgtttctctctctcctctctctttttcatatatatctctattatcTTCTAATCTCTTCTCTTATCTTTCCTATATctcttatcttctctctctcttctctctctctctagtatctctctctctcctttctctctctatctctcttctcttcctttttatctctatctatatatatttttatactatctctctgtgttctctctatTTAtatctctgttgtcctctcctcctatatctctttttttctatctctctctctttttttctgtctatatctctttttctctctctctcctctctatctctctctctttcctatctatctctctttcttcttttctctataTTTTTCTATCTCTATTTACTCTCtatctttttcctctctctctctttttctctctctctcttttcttttttctctctcgtacatatctttctctctttctctttcttctactCGTATcgctttcctttttctctcctaTATATCctatttcctctttctctctcgtctcatctctctcttctctctctcttctttatttctctctctctctctttttctttttattctctcttcttttctctctctatctctctctctaatctctctctctattctctctctctctctctctctctctctctctttgtctatctctctctctctttgtctctctctatctttttctATTATATCTCTTtcttatatatctctctcttctcctgtctctatctttcatgtttctctcttctcttttctttttccctctctcatctctctctttattttctatctctattctttttctctctctcttttatttttctctctctctctttaatttttctatctctctgtcttctttttctctatatcctattttcttttctctctctctatttctttttctatctctctatctcttgtttctctctcctcttctctgtctctcttttttttctctctctcctatcttctcATCtttgtctctatctctcatctatttatttattctatctctctatattatttatctcatatatatatctctctatctttttatatcttttctctctatctctctctttctctctctctctcttgtatctctgttctttctcttctctttataTATCTCTCATGTTTCTACTACTCTATCTCTATTgttatatatctttattcatatatatctttatcgatttttctttctctctttttctctctttctttcttctctctctctctctctctttccttctttctttctctctcttttcctttatttctttctttctctatcttaTTTTTGATCTCTATTCTCTATATCTTTCttatatttctctgtctctttatctcttgtctctctctctttatatatatatatctctctatctctgttctctctgtatctccccctatctatttatctatctctatttatatctatttttCTTGTATATATTTAGgctatctttttctctctcttctctctctctctctcctctgttttctctctctgtctctcttctgtctctctttctctgtttgtctctctctctctccttctctatgTGTTCtagctctctgtctgtctctatctctctctctcctttttctgtctctctctcttttctctactattccctctcgtctcttctctatctttttttttatgtatctctctctctctctatctttttctctatcccttatctctctatctgtttgtctctctatctctcttctctctctcttctctctctcctctctctatctctctctctctctattctatatctctgtctttcttatttatttctctatctctctcttatctgtctctttatctctttgtttttatactctatatatattctctctctttctcttttttttttgtctctctatctctctctcctctctctctttgtgtaatTTCTCTATATatgatcttttttttgtgtttctctctatcttcttctctatctcctcttctctatttttatgattttttgtatctctctctctctctctctctttttatttctctctctctctatctcctatctatctttctttatctttatgtctctatatatatctatctctctctctctctctatcttctctatatatcctcttctctctcttatctctctctctcttatatatatgtgtatgtattgtgttctatatcatatatatgtctcttatatatatatatagacatacccatatatatatataatatatatacatatattatatatatacatacatatatatttatatataatatatgtggtgtatgtatatatatatggtgtatatatatatatatatatataaatatatatatatgtgtatgtatgtatctatatatatgtatgtatatatatatatatataatatattatatatatatatatatctactatattatatatactatatatatatatatatacatacatacatatatctatatatataagaatatatatatatatatatatatctaccaatatatatacatattatatatatatatatacactatatatatacatacaaacatatatattatatatacactatatatatatatatatatatgtgtatgtagatatatatattgtatatatagtattatgtatatatatatatatggtgtatttatatatatgatgatatatatattatatatatatatatatatattaatatattatatatatgtgtgattatatatatatatatatatatatatatatatatatatatatatatatatatgtgtatgtcatgtggatatatattgtatatatatatctcatatcacatattatatatacatcacatatatatatatatatctatatatatatatatatctatctatattctatatatatatctatctctctctttttatatctctctattatctatatactatatatatatctctatatctatatatatatctatatctataatatatatttgtctttCTTCTGTCTAATCTCTCCTTTttatcttctatctctctctttctcttctctctctctctctgttctctatttctctctcttctttattctatctctatctttctctctatctctctctctctctctctctatctctatgttTCTgtctatgtatctctctctctctctctctcctctctctctctctctctatctctcctctatctctctctctctctcctctctctctcttttttctttctctctttccatctgtctgtctatctctctatctcctctctctttatttttcgttttctctctactctatctctatatctctctttttctctctctctctatctgtttaTGTCTCTCTTATCTTCTCTATGTCTTTATCTTGTtgttatctatatataatatctttctattttttgttctctatctctatctctctctatctctctcatctctctctctctccctctctctatctctctctctctctatctcacacccatcctctctctcttgtattttctctctctctctctctctcttctctctttctttctatctctctctctcatctctctatctcatctcttttttgttttttatgtatatatctctatatctctctctaatCCATctcacctctcttctctctatatatatctatatctctctccctccccctctctctctctctctctctccctccccatctctctctctcatctctatctctccctctcccctatATATCTCTacgtctatatctatatatacatacaatacatacacatatatatatatatatgtgtatgtatgtgtgtatatatctatgtataatatctatatatatctatcacatatatatatctacatacacatatatatatataatatatatatatatataatatatatgtgtgtatatatatatatctatctgtatgtatatatatatgtgtatgtataatagtttaatgtatatatatgtgtatatatctattatatatatatatatatattatctctctcatatatgtgtatatctatcctattatatatatatctatcgtctctatatctctctctatatatatctctcctatatatctctatctctctcctctctctctctctatctctctcctctctcttctttttgtctttctatctctctctatatctctctctctttctctctctctcttcctctctctttttctttcttttctcttactctatctctctcctctatctgttctgtgtttgtttctctctctatctctattctctctttctgtttgtctctatctctctctctctctatctctcctctatctctctctcatctgtctctctctctctctctctctctctctctctccatctatctatctttctttctctctctatctatatctctctctctttctttctctctatctctctctctctctatctcctactcttctatatatctctctctctctctctctctctctcttcttttttttttttgtctctctctctctctctctctctcctccccattCTCTATCTcgatctctctatctctctctatccatacccatatatatatattatatatacacacatatatataatatctatatatatacctacacatatatatatatacatatatatatatatatacatacacatacatacacatatatatataatatattatattatatatatatacacatatatatatacatacacatatatatataatatatatatatatatatatatgtgtattatgtgtattatattatatatatatgttattatattatgtgtatgtatatatatattcttatatctatatgtgtatgtctatatatatatatatatattgtatgtatatatatatatatatctatctatatatatctgtgtatgtcTATTCTCTATCTAATGTGTatgtaatatctatatatatatgtgtctgaTATATTCTATCTCTGTGTATcgttatatctatctatctatatttgtatgtatctatctatctctatattgttttattatatttctctctctctatctctctctatctatctctatctgtctatatgtgtgtctgtctctctctatctactctctctctctgtgtttctttctctctctctctcctctctactatctctctctctctctctatctctctctctctctctctctcttatctctctctctctctctctatctatatctctctctttttatgtctctctatctctctcctctctctatatctctgtttttttctctctatctctctctctctctctctctctctctctctctctattgtctgtatctctcttctctatctctctctctcttctctctctttttctttctctctctctctctctctatctctcatctcgatctatctctctatatatttctctatctctatatgtttctttatttctctctctctctctctctctctctgtttatttctctttctctctctctctctatatctatatatcttgttctctctatctatgtgtctatatctctatcttttGTATTTCATCTATCTATTTGTatgtctatatctctatctgtcttgTCTATCCTatctctatatgtgtatatatccttttcttttatatatattatttttatttatatatctatctatatcgtttctttatatatatatatctctttttctttatatcctactctctttttctttctctctctctctctttttttttcttatattctatttatgtgtatgtatgtatgtatgtatgtatatatatatttgtgtatgtatatgtgtgggCCATTTATATGCCAACCGTTTCTCAAAGATTCCCCTGGTGTATTACAAGTCTTGTGATACGCATGTAGAATAAATCCTTAATGAGTGTTTGATGCGTTACATGACTGCAGATGGAAAATGGCATTCTGCTGCCGACCCTCCAGTCTGCTCTTCCCTTCCTCGACCTCCATGGAACTCCTCGGCTGGAGTTCCACCAGTCTGTCTTTGACGAGCTTCGAGAAAAGCTGATGGAGCGAGTCGCTACCATTGCAGAGGGCAAGGACGAGGACAGGTGTGTCATTTGTGGTTTTTGACTTTGAGAGATGTTTTGAAGGAACCAGCTTGGATGCTAATGttctttgttatatttatcTCTATTCTTCCAGATATGGGAAGCTTGAAGAGCTGCTGGAGAAGAGCTTTCCCCTCGTCAAAATGCCGTCCATTCAGCCAGTGGTAATGCAGGTGCTGAAGCATCTTCCCAAGGCAAGTGTCATAAGGGATATTGCATTGAAGACTAAAAATAGCAATATTTTACAAGGTGTGAGCAGTATCGACATTCAATAAGCAGTGCTGGGGTCACAGTCTCTCATGCTTCGAATGTGTCAGCATATTTCATGATGTTATCACCCCAAAATGTAAATACACTGAATAGATATgcacaagaagaagaatctgCGCAGCATTCAATTTGTTCGTTTAGAATATAAATGTCAACACTATAAACAATTTGAAAAAGCCCTAGAATATAATACCCCACTCAGACTGACCCATGATGCAGGTCAAATCTGATGCTTATCTGAATGGGAAAATGGGTACAACTCTGTATGTGCACACATGAGGTTCTGACCCTGCTCCTGACATGGTTGAACAGGGGTATGATGTTGCCTTGCTTTGGTGAACACCAGGCTCACTGTTCACAAAGTATTTTATATTACCACTAGGAGTCCAGATCCATACCACACATGTCTTGATGGAGTCATTCTTTATAAAAATGACAATTGTACCTGTTAATTCAGGGATGAGCTTTTACATCTGGTACAAATACTGAGCAAGCCGACCCAGTTGAGTTGGATCAAGTTGTCAAAAGGAAAAGATCGAAGTGACTATGGTCATTCATCATGATGAACATGATGATATTCTTTTTCATGTGTGAGTGCTCTTTTCCAAAAGGACAATGCTTCATTGGTTTGACCTATTCATTTGTAACCCATCTGCATCTAGTCATGAATTGAATATATTCCTCGAGGATTTCATTTGATATGAATCAAATTGTTGAACCAAAATCTTCAAATTGCCTGAGCAAAAGGTGCTAATCCCCCCTTAATCTTGTATTACATGCTCCCTCCTGCAGGTGCCAGAGAAGAAACTGAAGATGGTAATGGCTGACAAGGAGTTGTACAAGGTGTGTGCTGTAGAGGTGAAAAGGCAGATCTGGCAGGACAACCAGGCTCTGTTTGGGGATGAAGTCTCACCCCTCCTAAAGCAGTACATCGTGGAGAAGGAAGCAGCTCTGTTCAGCAACGACCTCTCCATCCTCCACAATTTCTTCAGCCCATCTCCGAAAACACGACGCCAAGGCGAGGTGAGATTAAATATCCTCATATAGTCTCTGAGACATGGATTCTTATGTGAGATGATGGTGTTGTTGTAAGCTCGTCTGTTCTTGCAGGTGGTCCTAAAGCTGACACAGATGATTGGAAAGAATGTCAAGCTGTATGACATGGTGCTGCAGTTTTTACGAACACTCTTCCTGCGAACACGAAATGTCCACTACTGCACACTGAGAGCAGAGCTGCTGATGTCTCTTCACGACCTGGACATCAGTGAGATCTGCTCTGTAGATCCTTGTCATAAGGTATGCATCAGTTTAGTAACACCATCATACCACTGAAGAGCCCCAAACCCTGTCTCTTATGTAATATAGCTTTGTGTGCTGTGACAGTTCACTTGGTGTTTAGACGCCTGCATCCGTGAGAAGTTTGTGGACGGCAAACGAGCCAGAGAGCTGCAAGGGTTCCTGGATGGAGTGAAGAAAGGACAAGAGCAAGTCCTTGGGTAAAAGATTCAAGGATGGTTTAAGTTTATGAGCAGAGCTGTTCAGCTCTGAATTAATATTTGGAGTGGTTCTGTGCATTCCAGGGACCTGTCTATGATCTTGTGTGACCCGTTTGCCTGTAACACCCTGGTCCTGAGTATCATGAGGAACCTGCAAGAGCTGCTGAGTCAGGACTCTCTACCCAGGGTGAGCATACTGTGCTCGAGGGCGCATCATGCAGGTGGTGTCATGGCATTCTACTGATTGTCGGCTGGTGGCGGTGATGCAGCAAGAAAGTCAGTGAGCAGTGTAGCCAGAGGTAGAGGGCTGCACTGGTATACATGTTTGTGGCTTCGCCAATGTTTTATGAGGAGGGCAATGCACTTCACATGTTAGTTGTaagtaacactgaatgtaaacataagtATGATCATTTACAAGAAAGACCAGAGGATTTGTCATTTTGGAATTACTTAGTCTATCATATAGTTTTCTGTCATCAACAGTCAAAAAACAgaaatcttttgttttgattcatTGACCAATAACaatatgcatgtttttattagcCACTGTGAATTCTAAAAGacagtttcccccccccccccccccccccccccccgctgtaTCAACAGATGGTCATGTTCTGgtatctgtgtttgtgaacaGGACAGTCCAGActtgatgctgctgctgaggatGCTGTCACTGGGGCAAGGGGCGTGGGACATGATTGACAGCCAGGTCTTTAAAGAGCCTCGTTTGGTACGTACAGTATACATCTGAGGTGTTCCGTTTGTAAGTTGCTCGTTTGCTTTCACGAAAACGTTGAAGGTCATTGCATTCAAAcctatttaaagaaatgaagtTGTTGACATGAATTTGTCTTCCTGGTTGCCTACTCAGGATTCGGAGGTGGTGACCCGCTTCCTGCCTGCCATGATGTCAGTGGTTGTTGATGATCACACCTTCACTGTAGAACAGAAGCTTCCCAGTGAGGAGAAGAGTTCGCCTTCTTACCCCACCACCCTGCCCGATGCCTTCAACAGGTAGAGCACTGCAGGAGGAGTGAAGGTCATAAAATATAACATCACTTCATCAACACAAGTGTTTCAGAGACTTTAATTAGATtcagtaataatatataacaatagcAAATGTTTTGTCCACTGGGTCCTGATGTGGCTGTTTATCTTTAGTATTTAATCTCTTACTGCAGTAATCCTGTCTGTAGTAATCCTGTCTGTAGTAATCCTGTCTGTAGTAATCCTCTCTGCAGTAATCCTCTCTGCAGTAATCCTGTCTGTAGTAATCCTCTCTGCAGTAATCCTCTCTGCAGTAATCCTCTCTGCAGTAATCCTCTCTGCAGTAATCCTCTCTGCAGTAATCCTGTCTGTAGTAATCCTGTCTGTAGTAATCCTCTCTGCAGTAATCCTCTCTGCAGTAATCCTGTCTGTAGTAATCCTCTCTGCAGTAATCCTCTCTGCAGTAATCCTCTCTGCAGTAATCCTCTCTGCAGTAATCCTGTCTGTAGTAATCCTCTCTGCAGTAATCCTCTCTGCAGTAATCCTCTCTGCAGTAATCCTCTCTGCAGTAATCCTGTCTGCAGTAATCCTCTCTGCAGTTTGCAGCAGAAACGGTGTAAATATTCTTTACAACACAATCCAGACTTTCTCTCTAACCTTTGCAGAGAAGGCTGTAAACAAGTTTAAAGTCTATGTAATAATACCACAatcatttacagttttattatttgatttgctTGGCTCTTACTACAATTGTATTTATGTTAATCTTATTTCATGATAGTTAGTTAGTGTGTGCGTCAGGGGCGAAGCCTCACAAAACGGAGCGAATGAGAGAATGTGAATACGCAAAGTAGAcggtacaaactgaaacgtgcacataaattagacgtaacaacataagcgtttagtttatttaataaaagagacttgtcaatgtgaaaagtgagttgtgaataataaaaaaaaaaaacaccttgaatttccaagacaatggtaggagAAACACTGTGATGTGAATTATGAAAACTGCGTCAGTTAGGAAATGTTGAGAGCGTGTTTGTGGCTCCCCCCCAGGTACTTGCAGGAGAACAGGGTGGCCTGTGAAATGGGTCTCTACTACGTCCTCCACATTGCTAAACTGAGGAATAAGAATGCCTTACAGAGGTTACTACCTGCACTGGGTGAGTGTCACGCTTCTCCT from Cottoperca gobio chromosome 9, fCotGob3.1, whole genome shotgun sequence includes:
- the nelfb gene encoding negative elongation factor B; translated protein: MFAGLPELGISNGEDLKETLTNCTEPLKAIDQFQMENGILLPTLQSALPFLDLHGTPRLEFHQSVFDELREKLMERVATIAEGKDEDRYGKLEELLEKSFPLVKMPSIQPVVMQVLKHLPKVPEKKLKMVMADKELYKVCAVEVKRQIWQDNQALFGDEVSPLLKQYIVEKEAALFSNDLSILHNFFSPSPKTRRQGEVVLKLTQMIGKNVKLYDMVLQFLRTLFLRTRNVHYCTLRAELLMSLHDLDISEICSVDPCHKFTWCLDACIREKFVDGKRARELQGFLDGVKKGQEQVLGDLSMILCDPFACNTLVLSIMRNLQELLSQDSLPRDSPDLMLLLRMLSLGQGAWDMIDSQVFKEPRLDSEVVTRFLPAMMSVVVDDHTFTVEQKLPSEEKSSPSYPTTLPDAFNRYLQENRVACEMGLYYVLHIAKLRNKNALQRLLPALVETYNDMAFGDIFLHLLTGHLTLLSEEFGSEDFCSVVFDGFLLTSFSSKENVHRHSLRMLLHLHHKVLPSHMETLMKALEPPKQSSEPVKELYTQLTEKLDAQKKSPPPPDETPSLDLGLHPVTVPTTASTPTTPL